In the Streptomyces sp. BHT-5-2 genome, one interval contains:
- the acs gene encoding acetate--CoA ligase: MSNESLANLLKEERRFAPPAELAANANVTAAAYEEAAADRLGFWAEQAKRLTWETEPTETLDWSNPPFAKWFADGRLNVAYNCVDRHVENGLGDRVAIHFEGEPGDSRAITYAELQREVSKAANALTELGVRAGDRVAIYLPMIPEAVISMLACARLGAPHSVVFGGFSADALATRIDDADARVVITADGGYRRGKPSALKPAVDEALTKPGTEDVRSVLVVRRTGQEVGWTEGRDVWWHDVVERQSEQHTPEAFDAEHPLFILYTSGTTGKPKGILHTTGGYLTQVSYTHHAVFDLKPETDVFWCTADVGWVTGHSYITYGPLSNGATEVLYEGTPDTPHQGRWWEIVQKYGVTILYTAPTAIRACMKWGDDIPAKFDLSSLRLLGSVGEPINPEAWIWYRKHIGADRAPIVDTWWQTETGAMMLTPLPGVTETKPGSAQRPLPGISATVVDDEAHEVPDGGGGYLVLTEPWPAMLRTIWGDDQRYLDTYWSRFEGVYFAGDGAKKDEDGDIWLLGRVDDVMLVSGHNISTTEVESALVSHPKVAEAAVVGATDPQTTQAICAFVILRGGATAEDEGLVDELRAHVAQQLGPIAKPKRILPVAELPKTRSGKIMRRLLRDVAENRTLGDVTTLTDSSVMELIQSKLPSAPSED, translated from the coding sequence GTGAGCAACGAAAGCCTGGCCAACCTCTTGAAGGAGGAGCGGCGGTTCGCGCCGCCCGCCGAGCTGGCCGCGAACGCCAACGTCACGGCCGCCGCGTACGAAGAGGCCGCTGCGGACCGGCTGGGCTTCTGGGCCGAGCAGGCCAAACGCCTGACCTGGGAGACCGAGCCCACCGAGACCCTCGACTGGTCGAACCCGCCGTTCGCGAAGTGGTTCGCCGACGGCAGGCTCAACGTCGCCTACAACTGCGTGGACCGCCACGTGGAGAACGGCCTCGGCGACCGCGTCGCCATCCACTTCGAAGGCGAGCCGGGCGACAGCCGCGCGATCACCTACGCCGAGCTCCAGCGCGAGGTGTCGAAGGCGGCCAACGCCCTGACCGAGCTGGGCGTCCGGGCCGGCGACCGGGTCGCCATCTATCTGCCGATGATCCCGGAGGCGGTGATCTCCATGCTGGCCTGTGCCCGGCTGGGCGCACCGCACTCCGTCGTCTTCGGCGGCTTCTCCGCGGACGCGCTGGCGACGCGGATCGACGACGCCGACGCCCGTGTGGTCATCACCGCCGACGGCGGCTACCGCCGCGGCAAGCCCTCCGCCCTCAAGCCGGCGGTGGACGAGGCGTTGACCAAGCCCGGCACGGAGGACGTCCGCAGCGTGCTGGTCGTCCGCCGCACCGGCCAGGAGGTCGGCTGGACCGAGGGCCGCGACGTGTGGTGGCACGACGTCGTCGAGCGGCAGAGCGAGCAGCACACCCCCGAGGCGTTCGACGCCGAGCACCCGCTGTTCATCCTCTACACCTCCGGGACGACGGGTAAGCCCAAGGGCATCCTGCACACCACCGGCGGCTATCTCACCCAGGTCTCGTACACCCACCACGCGGTCTTCGACCTGAAGCCGGAGACCGACGTCTTCTGGTGCACCGCCGACGTCGGCTGGGTGACCGGGCATTCGTACATCACCTACGGCCCGCTCTCCAACGGCGCCACCGAGGTGCTCTACGAAGGCACCCCGGACACCCCGCACCAGGGCCGCTGGTGGGAGATCGTCCAGAAGTACGGCGTGACGATCCTGTACACCGCGCCGACCGCGATCCGCGCCTGCATGAAGTGGGGCGACGACATCCCGGCGAAGTTCGACCTGTCGTCGCTGCGCCTGCTGGGGTCGGTGGGCGAGCCGATCAACCCCGAGGCGTGGATCTGGTACCGCAAGCACATCGGGGCGGACCGGGCGCCGATCGTCGACACCTGGTGGCAGACCGAGACCGGCGCGATGATGCTCACCCCGCTGCCGGGCGTGACGGAGACCAAGCCCGGTTCGGCCCAGCGCCCGCTGCCCGGCATCTCGGCCACGGTGGTGGACGACGAGGCCCACGAGGTGCCCGACGGCGGTGGCGGCTACCTCGTCCTGACCGAGCCCTGGCCGGCGATGCTGCGCACCATCTGGGGCGACGACCAGCGCTACCTGGACACCTACTGGTCCCGTTTCGAGGGCGTGTACTTCGCCGGCGACGGCGCCAAGAAGGACGAGGACGGCGACATCTGGCTGCTGGGCCGGGTGGACGACGTGATGCTGGTCTCCGGCCACAACATCTCCACCACCGAGGTGGAGTCCGCGCTGGTCTCCCACCCGAAGGTGGCCGAGGCCGCGGTGGTGGGCGCCACCGACCCGCAGACGACCCAGGCCATCTGCGCCTTCGTCATCCTGCGCGGCGGCGCCACCGCCGAGGACGAGGGGCTGGTCGACGAGCTGCGCGCCCATGTCGCCCAGCAGCTCGGCCCGATCGCCAAGCCCAAGCGGATCCTGCCGGTCGCGGAGCTGCCCAAGACCCGCTCCGGCAAGATCATGCGGCGCCTGCTGCGCGATGTCGCCGAGAACCGCACCCTCGGGGACGTCACCACGCTCACCGACTCCTCCGTCATGGAGCTGATCCAGTCGAAGCTGCCGAGCGCGCCGAGCGAGGACTGA
- a CDS encoding SulP family inorganic anion transporter, producing MSQIQKSPQPPTGQSPEPVPPSGAAPHGKAAGAAWRGDLSASVVIFLLSVPLSLGIALATGAPLQSGLVASAVGGIVAGLLGGAPLQVTGAATGLLVVTADLVQRYGWRATCLITVLAGLAQLALGALRVARAALAVSPAIVHGMLAGIGVTIAVGQLHVVLGGRPDSSAVENAAALPGQLAHPHTTALLIGAVTVAVLAGWPRLPGRAGRRARLLPAPLAAVLAATAVSAGTAVPRVELPSWRLPQPPVLPDASLAALAAAVLTVTLVASMESLLSAVAVDRLAAERPGTPPGRPRLNRELAGQGLANVVSGLLGGLPVSGGAIRGSANVRAGAATRRATVLHGVWVLLCAGLLAGVLELIPLAALAALVMVVGVRMVSFVHLRHVQRHREFPVYAATSAAVVLFGVLPGVLTGIAVGIFLALRRLTHTRIQVTEESGRHRVRVSGQLTFLAVPRLTRGLAQVPPGADAVVELCGSFMDHAAYEALQSWATTHRAAGGSVALGGRSGRPLAEPVSAHSCRPWTPWRNHHCTRPAADHTDAHPSGGQLLGGVSAFQRHTAPLVREELARLAREGQRPTQLFLTCADSRLVTSMITSSGPGDLFTVRNVGNLMPPPGSDASCDSVAAAVEYAVEVLRVESITVCGHSGCGAMAALLDAAGTPPPSDEATPLARWLRHGRPSLARMARIGRLGRGEVAFVERPVADDHERLALVNVRQQLDHLRAHPCVARRMAEGTLTLHGMYFHVAEAQAYLLDERSGRFRAVRADVPAVGV from the coding sequence ATGTCGCAGATCCAGAAGTCACCGCAGCCGCCGACCGGGCAGTCGCCCGAGCCGGTACCGCCCTCCGGGGCCGCACCCCACGGGAAAGCCGCCGGCGCGGCCTGGCGGGGGGACCTCTCCGCCTCGGTCGTGATCTTCCTGCTGTCCGTGCCGCTGTCCCTCGGTATCGCCCTGGCCACCGGCGCACCGCTCCAGTCCGGGCTGGTCGCCTCGGCCGTCGGCGGGATCGTCGCCGGACTGCTGGGCGGCGCACCGCTCCAGGTGACCGGCGCCGCCACCGGCCTCCTGGTGGTCACCGCCGACCTCGTACAGCGCTACGGCTGGCGCGCCACCTGCCTGATCACGGTCCTGGCCGGGCTCGCCCAACTCGCCCTCGGGGCGCTGCGGGTGGCCCGCGCGGCGCTCGCCGTCAGTCCTGCGATCGTGCACGGCATGCTCGCCGGCATCGGCGTCACCATCGCCGTCGGCCAGCTCCATGTGGTGCTGGGCGGCAGGCCCGACAGCTCGGCCGTCGAGAACGCCGCGGCGCTGCCCGGCCAACTGGCGCACCCGCACACCACCGCGCTGCTGATCGGGGCCGTCACGGTCGCCGTACTGGCCGGCTGGCCGCGGCTGCCGGGCCGCGCCGGGCGCCGGGCGCGGCTGCTGCCGGCCCCGCTGGCCGCGGTGCTGGCTGCGACGGCGGTCAGCGCGGGGACGGCGGTGCCGCGCGTCGAGCTGCCGTCCTGGCGGCTGCCGCAGCCGCCCGTGCTGCCGGACGCCTCGCTGGCCGCCCTCGCCGCGGCGGTGCTGACGGTCACCCTCGTCGCCAGTATGGAATCGCTGCTGTCCGCGGTGGCCGTGGACCGGCTGGCCGCCGAGCGCCCCGGCACTCCCCCGGGGCGGCCGCGGCTCAACCGCGAACTGGCGGGTCAGGGCCTGGCCAACGTCGTCTCCGGCCTTCTGGGCGGCCTGCCGGTCTCCGGTGGCGCGATCCGCGGTTCGGCCAATGTGCGGGCCGGCGCGGCCACCCGCCGGGCGACCGTGCTGCACGGCGTGTGGGTGCTCCTCTGCGCCGGTCTGCTGGCGGGGGTGCTGGAGCTGATCCCGCTGGCCGCGCTGGCCGCCCTGGTGATGGTCGTCGGCGTGCGGATGGTCAGCTTCGTGCACCTCAGGCATGTGCAGCGGCACCGCGAGTTCCCGGTGTACGCGGCCACTTCGGCCGCCGTCGTGCTCTTCGGGGTGCTGCCGGGCGTCCTGACGGGCATCGCGGTCGGGATCTTCCTGGCACTGCGCCGGCTGACCCACACCCGTATCCAGGTGACGGAGGAGTCCGGCCGCCACCGGGTGCGCGTCAGCGGCCAGTTGACCTTCCTGGCGGTGCCGCGGCTGACCCGGGGTCTGGCACAGGTCCCACCGGGCGCCGACGCGGTCGTGGAGCTGTGCGGGTCGTTCATGGACCACGCCGCCTACGAGGCGCTGCAATCCTGGGCGACCACCCATCGGGCGGCCGGCGGATCGGTGGCCCTCGGGGGCCGTTCGGGCCGGCCGCTCGCCGAGCCGGTCAGTGCGCACTCCTGCCGGCCGTGGACGCCGTGGCGCAACCACCACTGCACCCGTCCCGCCGCGGACCACACCGACGCCCACCCGAGCGGCGGCCAACTCCTGGGCGGGGTCAGCGCGTTCCAGCGGCACACCGCCCCGCTGGTGCGCGAGGAGCTGGCCCGGCTGGCGCGGGAGGGCCAGCGCCCCACCCAGCTCTTCCTTACCTGCGCGGACTCCCGGCTGGTGACGAGCATGATCACGTCGAGTGGGCCGGGCGATCTGTTCACCGTGCGCAATGTCGGCAATCTGATGCCGCCGCCCGGCTCGGACGCCTCCTGCGACTCCGTGGCCGCCGCGGTCGAGTACGCGGTCGAGGTGCTGCGGGTGGAGTCCATCACCGTCTGCGGGCACTCGGGCTGCGGCGCCATGGCGGCACTGCTCGACGCGGCCGGCACCCCGCCGCCGTCCGACGAGGCCACCCCGCTCGCCCGCTGGCTGCGGCACGGCCGCCCGAGTCTGGCCCGGATGGCGCGGATCGGGCGGCTGGGCAGGGGCGAAGTCGCCTTCGTCGAACGGCCGGTGGCCGACGACCACGAGCGGCTGGCGCTGGTCAACGTCCGGCAGCAGCTCGACCACCTGCGGGCGCACCCGTGCGTCGCCCGCCGCATGGCCGAGGGCACGCTCACCCTGCACGGCATGTACTTCCACGTGGCCGAGGCCCAGGCGTACCTGCTGGACGAGCGCAGCGGACGGTTCCGCGCGGTGCGCGCCGACGTCCCGGCAGTCGGCGTCTGA
- a CDS encoding ATP-binding protein, whose translation MKIAFVGKGGSGKTTLSSLFIRHLAASRIPVVAVDADINQHLGVALGMDEAEAAALPAMGAHLPLIKDYLRGGNPRIPSADTMIKTTPPGEGSRLLRICEDNPVYGACARAVALDDGAVRLMATGPFTEADLGVACYHSKVGAVELCLNHLVDGRGEYVVVDMTAGSDSFASGMFTRFDMTFLVAEPTRKGVAVYRQYKEYAQDFGVPLKVVGNKVQEPDDLAFLRAEVGEDLLVCVGHSDWVRAVEKGRPAPFALLEKGNRRALETLYDTADASYERRDWERYTRQMVHFHLKNAESWGNAKTGADLAAQVDPAFVLFEGAATPQPA comes from the coding sequence ATGAAGATCGCTTTCGTAGGCAAGGGCGGCAGCGGCAAGACCACGCTGTCCTCGCTGTTCATCCGGCATCTCGCCGCGTCCCGGATCCCCGTCGTCGCGGTGGACGCCGATATCAATCAGCACCTGGGCGTCGCGCTCGGCATGGACGAGGCAGAGGCCGCCGCACTGCCCGCGATGGGCGCCCATCTCCCGTTGATCAAGGACTACTTGCGCGGCGGCAACCCCCGTATCCCGTCCGCCGACACGATGATCAAGACGACCCCGCCCGGGGAGGGGTCGCGGCTACTGCGGATCTGCGAGGACAACCCCGTCTACGGGGCCTGCGCGCGGGCCGTGGCCCTGGACGACGGGGCGGTGCGACTGATGGCCACCGGCCCGTTCACCGAGGCCGACCTGGGCGTGGCCTGCTACCACTCCAAGGTCGGCGCGGTCGAGCTGTGTCTGAACCACCTCGTCGACGGCCGCGGCGAGTACGTCGTCGTCGACATGACCGCCGGATCGGACTCCTTCGCCTCCGGGATGTTCACCCGCTTCGACATGACCTTCCTGGTCGCCGAGCCGACCCGTAAGGGCGTCGCGGTCTACCGCCAGTACAAGGAGTACGCGCAGGACTTCGGCGTCCCGTTGAAGGTCGTCGGCAACAAGGTCCAGGAGCCGGACGACCTGGCGTTCCTGCGCGCCGAGGTGGGCGAGGACCTGCTGGTGTGCGTCGGCCACTCCGACTGGGTGCGGGCCGTGGAGAAGGGCCGCCCGGCCCCCTTCGCCCTTCTGGAGAAGGGCAACCGCCGCGCCCTGGAGACCCTGTACGACACCGCCGACGCCTCCTATGAGCGCCGCGACTGGGAGCGCTACACACGGCAGATGGTGCACTTCCACCTGAAGAACGCGGAGAGCTGGGGCAACGCCAAGACGGGAGCCGACCTGGCCGCCCAGGTCGACCCCGCCTTCGTGCTCTTCGAGGGGGCGGCTACTCCGCAACCGGCGTGA
- a CDS encoding oxidoreductase, whose protein sequence is MAGISRGTSPEPPPTGNDPLAPLASLPGVADAVDAVRKSVDRVYGHRIMRRRSTEITAEAALRAARGSAALSGADWALEEIRRRTDFSEGGEPRTVGAALRLTAEAGQLLSVWRQSPLRVLARLHLVAAGGGAADDTVGRPRQGDEPVDEPLIELPLPDAEEVAGRLDGLSRVLLAGSAAPALVTAAVVHGELLALRPFGSHNGLVARAAERIVLVGSGLDPKAICPAEVGHAEQGREDYTAALRGYASGTAEGMAQWIAHCGRAVELGARESTAVCEALQRGAA, encoded by the coding sequence ATGGCTGGAATCTCCCGGGGGACGTCCCCCGAACCTCCCCCGACGGGCAACGACCCGCTCGCGCCCCTGGCGTCGCTCCCGGGGGTCGCGGACGCGGTGGACGCCGTCCGCAAGTCCGTCGACCGGGTCTACGGGCACCGCATCATGCGGCGTCGGAGCACCGAGATCACCGCCGAGGCGGCGCTGCGCGCGGCCCGTGGCTCCGCGGCGCTCTCCGGGGCCGACTGGGCGCTCGAAGAGATCCGGCGGCGCACCGACTTCAGCGAGGGCGGCGAGCCGCGCACGGTCGGCGCGGCGCTGCGGCTGACCGCCGAGGCGGGCCAACTGCTCAGCGTCTGGCGGCAGTCGCCGCTGCGCGTGCTGGCCCGGCTGCACCTGGTCGCGGCCGGCGGCGGCGCGGCGGACGACACCGTGGGCCGGCCCCGGCAGGGCGACGAGCCGGTGGATGAGCCGCTCATCGAGCTGCCGCTCCCGGATGCCGAGGAGGTCGCCGGGCGGCTGGACGGGCTGTCGCGGGTACTGCTGGCGGGCTCCGCGGCGCCGGCCCTGGTGACGGCCGCGGTGGTGCACGGCGAACTCCTGGCGCTGCGGCCCTTCGGCTCGCACAACGGGCTGGTCGCGCGGGCCGCCGAGCGGATCGTGCTGGTGGGCAGCGGACTGGACCCGAAGGCGATCTGCCCGGCCGAGGTCGGGCACGCGGAACAGGGGCGCGAGGACTACACGGCGGCCCTCCGGGGCTACGCCTCGGGCACCGCGGAAGGCATGGCGCAGTGGATCGCCCACTGTGGTCGGGCGGTCGAGCTGGGTGCACGGGAGAGCACGGCGGTCTGCGAGGCGCTCCAGCGCGGTGCCGCGTAA
- a CDS encoding HAD family phosphatase, which produces MVGAYARPVENHSVPHSTPRTAAFFDLDKTVIAKSSTLTFGKSFYQGGLINRRAVLRTAYAQFVFLAGGADHDQMERMREYLSSLCRGWDVAQVREIVAETLHDLIDPIIYDEAASLIEEHHAAGRDVVIVSTSGAEVVEPIGELLGADRVVATRMVVGDDGRFTGEVEYYAYGPTKAEAVRELAASEGYDLERCYAYSDSITDVPMLETVGNPCAVNPDRSLRREANARGWPVVTFSRPVPLKKRLPTLSMPSRPVITVVAAIGAAAATATLVWYASRRNTGKKHLTALPAFAGNRKDLRAGVPLAPHE; this is translated from the coding sequence ATGGTGGGCGCCTATGCTCGCCCCGTGGAAAACCACTCCGTGCCTCACTCGACGCCCCGTACTGCCGCGTTCTTCGACTTGGACAAGACCGTCATTGCAAAGTCGAGCACGCTGACCTTCGGCAAGTCCTTCTACCAAGGCGGCCTGATCAATCGGCGGGCCGTACTGCGCACCGCGTACGCCCAGTTCGTGTTCCTCGCGGGCGGCGCCGATCACGACCAGATGGAGCGGATGCGCGAATATCTCTCGTCGCTGTGCCGCGGCTGGGACGTGGCGCAGGTCCGGGAGATCGTCGCCGAAACACTGCACGATCTGATCGACCCGATCATTTACGACGAGGCCGCCTCGCTCATCGAGGAACACCACGCGGCCGGCCGCGACGTCGTGATCGTCTCCACCTCGGGCGCCGAGGTGGTCGAGCCCATCGGTGAACTCCTGGGCGCGGACCGGGTGGTGGCCACCAGAATGGTGGTCGGCGACGACGGCCGCTTCACGGGAGAGGTGGAGTACTACGCCTACGGCCCCACCAAAGCGGAGGCCGTTCGGGAGCTGGCCGCGTCCGAGGGATATGACCTCGAACGCTGCTACGCGTACAGCGACTCCATCACCGACGTGCCGATGCTGGAAACGGTCGGCAATCCCTGCGCCGTCAACCCGGACCGGTCGCTGCGCCGCGAGGCGAACGCCCGCGGCTGGCCGGTGGTCACCTTCAGCCGCCCGGTCCCGCTCAAGAAGCGGCTGCCCACGCTGTCGATGCCCTCCCGTCCGGTGATCACCGTTGTCGCCGCGATCGGCGCGGCCGCCGCCACCGCGACACTGGTCTGGTACGCGAGCCGCCGCAATACGGGAAAGAAACACCTCACCGCATTGCCCGCATTTGCGGGCAATCGTAAAGATCTGCGAGCTGGGGTTCCGCTTGCCCCGCATGAGTAG
- the ssd gene encoding septum site-determining protein Ssd produces the protein MSGSSTSDQLVRSGEERDGPLLITEDEELLDDLLRLCAAAGALPEVAHRPPLGKEEWEAAPLVVVGADAAGRLSVVGRRAGVVIVGRDADDVAVLRQAVAAGAERVLALPDGERWLVDRIADAVEGSGPPALTVGVVGGRGGAGASTLAAALALTAARAGERTLLVDGDPLGGGLDVLLGGEQEKGLRWPAFAESRGRVAGGALAESLPRLHSLRVLSWDRGAEVAIPPPAMRAVLAAARRRGGVVVVDLPRRVDGTTSEALAQVDIGLLLVPTELRAVAAARRVADGVRAVLGDVRVVTCGHPGPGSGGGPTAEEVARLVGLPLAGELPWEAGLSEDLARGRAPGARERGPLARFCAGFWERARGAGGAGVAGAVRGAETEPGGASE, from the coding sequence GTGTCCGGATCATCTACTTCCGACCAGCTGGTGCGAAGCGGTGAAGAGCGGGACGGGCCACTGCTGATCACCGAGGACGAAGAGCTCCTCGACGACCTTCTGCGGCTGTGCGCGGCGGCCGGTGCGCTGCCCGAAGTGGCGCACCGCCCTCCGCTCGGGAAAGAGGAGTGGGAAGCGGCGCCGCTGGTGGTCGTCGGCGCGGACGCGGCCGGCCGGCTGTCCGTCGTGGGCCGCCGCGCCGGCGTGGTCATCGTCGGCCGGGACGCGGACGACGTCGCCGTGCTGCGGCAGGCGGTGGCGGCCGGGGCCGAGCGGGTGCTGGCCCTCCCCGACGGGGAGCGGTGGCTGGTGGACCGGATCGCCGACGCCGTCGAGGGATCAGGGCCGCCGGCCCTGACGGTCGGGGTCGTCGGTGGGCGCGGCGGCGCCGGGGCGAGCACCCTCGCGGCGGCGCTGGCGCTCACCGCCGCCCGTGCGGGGGAGCGGACCCTGCTCGTGGACGGCGACCCGTTGGGCGGTGGGCTCGATGTCCTGCTGGGCGGCGAGCAGGAGAAGGGGCTGCGGTGGCCCGCTTTCGCCGAATCGCGCGGCCGGGTGGCGGGCGGAGCGCTGGCCGAGTCGCTGCCCCGGCTGCACTCCTTACGGGTCCTGAGCTGGGACCGGGGCGCGGAGGTGGCCATTCCGCCGCCGGCGATGCGGGCGGTCCTGGCGGCGGCCAGGCGGCGCGGCGGCGTGGTGGTCGTCGACCTGCCGCGCCGGGTGGACGGGACGACGTCCGAGGCGCTGGCACAGGTGGACATCGGGCTGCTGCTCGTCCCCACGGAGCTGCGCGCGGTGGCGGCGGCGCGGCGGGTGGCCGACGGGGTGCGGGCGGTGCTCGGCGACGTCCGGGTGGTGACCTGCGGGCACCCCGGACCGGGGTCCGGCGGCGGGCCGACGGCCGAGGAGGTCGCGCGTCTGGTGGGGCTGCCGTTGGCGGGTGAACTGCCCTGGGAAGCGGGGCTGTCGGAGGACCTGGCGCGGGGGCGGGCGCCCGGCGCGCGGGAGCGGGGGCCGCTGGCGCGGTTCTGTGCCGGGTTCTGGGAGCGAGCCCGGGGCGCAGGAGGGGCCGGTGTGGCGGGTGCGGTGCGGGGTGCGGAGACGGAGCCGGGGGGTGCGTCGGAATGA
- a CDS encoding TadA family conjugal transfer-associated ATPase, protein MSRDLLDVVRRRLAEAGAEPTPARVAVALREEGRLLGDAEVLGVVGALRSEMVGSGPLEPLLAEPAVTDVLVTGPDAVWVDRGGGLERTDVRFRDAAEVRRLAQRLAAVAGRRLDDARPWVDARLPDGTRLHAVLPPVAVAGTCLSLRVLRPRAFALTELVAAGTVPPGGDRLLRALLAARLSFLVSGGTGSGKTTLLSTLLGLVGPAERIVLAEDSAELRPDHPHVVRLETRPANQEGAGRVTLRDLVRQALRMRPDRLVVGEVRGPEVTDLLSALNTGHEGGCCTVHANAACDVPARLEALGCTAGLDRAALHSQLAAAVSVVLHLVRDRSGRRRIAEIHVLERDRDGFVVTVPAAVWGPEGFQEADGWGRLARLCERGGERC, encoded by the coding sequence ATGAGCCGGGACCTGCTCGATGTGGTGCGCCGGCGGCTCGCCGAGGCCGGGGCGGAGCCGACGCCGGCCCGGGTCGCGGTGGCGCTGCGCGAGGAGGGGCGCCTCCTCGGGGACGCCGAAGTGCTGGGCGTGGTGGGCGCGTTGCGCTCGGAAATGGTGGGCAGCGGGCCGCTGGAGCCGCTACTGGCCGAGCCCGCGGTGACGGACGTACTGGTGACCGGGCCGGACGCGGTGTGGGTGGACCGCGGCGGCGGACTGGAGCGCACCGACGTCCGCTTCCGGGACGCGGCCGAGGTGCGCAGGCTGGCCCAGCGGCTGGCGGCGGTCGCCGGGCGGAGGCTGGACGACGCCCGGCCGTGGGTGGACGCCCGGTTGCCGGACGGCACACGGCTGCACGCCGTGCTGCCCCCGGTGGCGGTCGCCGGGACGTGTCTGTCCTTACGGGTGCTGCGGCCCCGGGCCTTCGCGCTGACGGAGCTGGTGGCGGCCGGGACGGTTCCGCCGGGCGGCGACCGGCTGCTCCGGGCGCTGCTGGCCGCACGACTGTCGTTCCTGGTCAGCGGCGGTACGGGGTCCGGCAAGACCACATTGCTCAGCACGCTGCTCGGGCTGGTCGGCCCGGCGGAGCGGATCGTACTGGCCGAGGACTCGGCGGAGTTGCGGCCGGACCACCCCCATGTGGTGCGGCTGGAGACCCGGCCCGCCAATCAGGAGGGCGCCGGCCGGGTGACCCTGCGGGACCTCGTGCGGCAGGCGCTGCGGATGCGGCCGGACCGGCTGGTGGTCGGCGAGGTGCGCGGTCCGGAGGTCACCGATCTGCTGTCGGCGCTCAATACGGGCCATGAGGGCGGCTGTTGCACCGTCCACGCCAATGCCGCGTGCGATGTGCCGGCCCGTCTGGAGGCGCTCGGGTGCACCGCCGGGCTGGACCGGGCCGCCCTGCACAGCCAGTTGGCGGCCGCGGTGTCGGTCGTGCTGCACCTCGTACGCGACCGGTCCGGGCGGCGGCGGATCGCCGAGATCCACGTCCTGGAGCGGGATCGTGACGGCTTCGTGGTGACGGTTCCGGCGGCGGTGTGGGGCCCGGAGGGGTTCCAGGAGGCGGATGGCTGGGGGCGGTTGGCGCGGCTGTGTGAGAGGGGTGGCGAGCGGTGCTGA
- a CDS encoding type II secretion system F family protein yields MAGLVGVLAAVGCAVALVRRLRRGLVLRRRMAMALGDAAAGRPQRGRGVLLREWCVGRMVGDKGSRRWRLGRWGEVGAEVWCLPAGVALGLLGRSVLPVPASVVAMVVVRRWLARQARRRAAERRSAAVIRFCGAVAAELRAGRQPDRALVAAGAPGPGEAGPAVLAAARYGGDVPGALRAAARQPGAEGLAGAAACWQVAVEGGAGLARGLERIAAGLAVQRDQREELRAQLAGPRATALILALLPVGGLLMGGALGADPLGVLLHTPAGWGCLVVGGLLEWGGVAWTARIVADASTVRK; encoded by the coding sequence ATGGCAGGGCTGGTCGGGGTCTTGGCCGCGGTGGGGTGCGCGGTGGCTCTGGTGCGGCGGTTGCGGCGCGGGCTTGTTCTGCGGCGGCGGATGGCGATGGCCCTGGGGGACGCCGCGGCGGGACGGCCGCAACGGGGGCGCGGTGTGCTGCTGCGGGAGTGGTGCGTCGGGCGGATGGTCGGTGACAAGGGAAGCCGGCGGTGGCGGTTGGGGCGCTGGGGCGAGGTCGGTGCGGAGGTCTGGTGCCTGCCGGCCGGGGTCGCGCTGGGGCTGCTGGGGCGGTCGGTGCTGCCGGTGCCGGCCTCGGTGGTGGCCATGGTCGTCGTACGGCGATGGCTGGCCCGGCAGGCGCGGCGGCGGGCGGCGGAGCGGCGTTCGGCGGCGGTGATCCGGTTCTGCGGGGCGGTGGCTGCGGAGCTGCGCGCCGGCCGGCAGCCGGATCGGGCCCTGGTCGCGGCCGGGGCGCCCGGGCCGGGGGAGGCGGGCCCCGCGGTGCTGGCGGCCGCGCGGTACGGCGGGGACGTCCCCGGGGCGCTGCGGGCGGCGGCGCGTCAGCCGGGCGCGGAGGGGCTGGCCGGGGCGGCGGCCTGCTGGCAGGTGGCGGTGGAGGGCGGAGCGGGGCTGGCCCGCGGGCTGGAGCGGATCGCCGCCGGGCTGGCCGTTCAGCGGGACCAACGGGAGGAGCTGAGGGCCCAGTTGGCCGGTCCGCGGGCCACCGCCCTGATACTCGCGCTGCTGCCGGTGGGCGGGCTGCTGATGGGCGGCGCGCTCGGCGCCGATCCCCTGGGGGTGCTGCTGCACACCCCCGCCGGATGGGGCTGCCTGGTCGTCGGCGGGCTTCTGGAGTGGGGCGGGGTGGCCTGGACGGCCCGGATCGTCGCCGACGCGTCGACGGTGCGGAAGTGA